The sequence AAGACCAAGGGTTGGGAGCTTGGTGTAGGCCCGACTGTGGTTGTGGTTGACAAAGGTGTAGCAAAGAACATCTCTACATCTTCACTGAAGAGTGACGCCTATGCTTTTATCTTTAGTCAGCAAGGTCTGATGGCTGGCGTTAGCATTGAAGGCACAAAAATCTCCCCAATCAAGCGCTAAACAAACAAGGGTGATACTCAAACTCAAGCCAACAACTCTCCCCAGATGACAGCAATCAGATGCTCGTCATCTGGGTTACCACAATACGCCTCACAGCATGTGCTTAGGCTGTTCGCCGAGCAAACATCCAGTGCGCCAACGCTAATGAAGCACCGACCCAAGCCACTAAACACCCCCAAAGCGCGAGACTGCTCATCGGCAAATCTCCGGCTAAGGCCATCACACCTACAGTACTTGAAGTTGATTCAAAGCCCGCCAGATTGATCAAACGATAAATATCTGCAGGATTGAGCAATAGCAACCAGGGTAATGCATCAGGATTAAAGCTACCCTCGCTGATCACTAAGACAGCCAGCAGCGCTAAATCAAACACTAGGACAAATAAGAACCAAAGCCCTAATGCTAAACCGGCTGCACTGGATTTTTCAGTGGCGCGACTGCTCAATACATAGGCCAACGCTAAAAACACCAAGCCCAACAGCGTTGAAGAAACAATAAAGCGGGTAAAGGCCCAGAGCAGCATACCCAGCTCGACTTCAGGCACCAATACTGCGATGGCTAAGGCTGCACAGCCAAAACCAATTAAGGTTGCTAAACCTAAAATCATGCCATGCCCGACAAACTTGCCCAGCAAAATCTGCCCGCGACTGATGGGATAGGTCAACAGCAACATTAAAGTACCACCTTCATCCTCACCAACAATCGCATCGTAAGCCAGTAACAAAGCAATTAACGGCATTAAAAAGGTCGCTAAGCTGGCCAAGCTGGCAATGGTTGCTGGGATCGAGGTAAAACCAATCTGCCCAGATGCTGCGGCACCAAACCATGCAATACCCACCGCCAATAATGCAAAAACCAAACTAATCGCAAGCATCCAGCGGTTGCGTAAACCATCACTTAACTCTTTACGGGCAACATTCCAAATCTGACTCATTGCTGAACTCCTGCAACACCCAAGGCACCGGCTTTTCCGGTGTAATAGCAATACAAGTCTTCTAAAGAAGGCGGCTGCACTTCGATATCGTGTGGTTGTAAATTTAGAATGCGCTGCACAATCGCCAATTTATCTGCCGGCGCAACCAGCAGTTCATGCCAAGCACCATGCAAAGCCCGAACGGACTGTACATCTGCGCCAGTCAGCTGCTCTATGCTCAGGCCTGCGGCACGAATGCGCACTGGCAACTGCGCTTGAGCACGCAACTCATGCAAGGTGCCAATCGCCTCTAAATGCCCTAAGGCTAAGACCGCAGCACGATCAATATAAGGCTCGACACCCGGCAGCACATGCGAGCAAATCACAATGCTGGTGCCGTCATCTCGCAAACGGCCAATCAACTGATACAGCTCTTGGGTCGCAATCGGATCCAAGCCGACAGTGGGTTCATCCAGCAACAACAAACGCGGACGCCCCAAAATAGCTTGTGCTAAACCAAGGCGCTGACGCATACCTTTAGAGTAGGTTTTCACCCGTTTCGTGCTCGCCGCTGTTAGACCTACTTGCTCAAGTAAATCATCCACCTGTTGCACCGCAGCACCTTTGAGGCGCGCAAAGTGCAGCAGGGTTTCACGCCCTGTCAACTGCGGGTAAAACGTCATGTTTTCAGGTAAAAAACCAATTTTGCGCCGAATATCGCTGTCACCCGGAGTGCCACCGAGGACACGAACCTCACCGCTCGTGGCTTTTAATAAGCCTAGAATCAGACGCACTGTGGTGGTTTTACCGGCACCGTTGTGGCCAAATAAACCCAACACTTCGCCTTCGCCAAGGGTCAAACTAATATTATCCAGTACAGCCATAGTGCCGTACTGCTGATACACATTGTGCAGTTCTACAGCATTCATTCTGATAATCCTGATGAAGTAGGAGTAGCGGTCGTCAGCGGCCGCATAAGCGGAAAGCTGTCTTGTACACCTGGGTATTTAACCACTGGAAAAGCGCGCTGGACTAAACGCAATAACTCAATACTGGGGCTGTGCATTAATAAGCGCACTTGCGGATATGTCCACAATAAACGATCGACATTATCGTTCGGTTCATAAGGCACATCACCGACACCATCACTGTTGCGATCCCAGCCCAGATAGTCGCTCCAATAGTTGCCCTTACCTTCATGCGACCACTCCTGATAACGAATGGCGACATACTTAACTTGCTGCTGATTGCCAAGGAAAGAATTGTGGTAAATACGATTATCTTCTGAGCCCGCAGTCAAGTGGATACCCAGCGCACTGTGTTCAAAATGGTTACCCGCTAGGGTGTTAAACAGCGAGTTATAGATAAACAACGCTTTGCCTTCCGCACCACTGATGTGTACGCCATCACCAGAACCGGGCTGAACTGCGGTGACCACGTTATTTTTCAGTGTCGAATAGGTGATGTAATTCAACAAAATACCGTAATTCTGATCATGATCAGAGCTATTACCAATCACGGTAAGCTGACGACTTTGCATCAGTGCATAGCCGGTACGGGTGCGCAAAGTGCTGTTGTTGGTTACTTCATTGCGATTGGAAAACATATAGTGCACACCATAACGTAAATCACGCATGTGATTGTTATGGATTATATTGTCATTGGCCGCTTCAATATAAATGCCGTCACGCGTGTGCCAGATTTCATTATCGCTAATATTGGCAAAACGCACAGCAAACAGATGAATACCGTTGCCGCGATCTTGGTTGCGCAAGGCAAGGTCACCTTGAACTTTATTATTAGCAATGCTGACATTGTGCGTGGCGTCAACCCACACACCAAAGCCTTGGCCATGAATAAAGTTATTTTCAATCTTCACATTGGTAGCGGTACGCTCGACAAAAATACCGGCATCCATTTGTGTTAGATTATTGCCCCACTCACTGATATCACAGCCTGTTACGGTGACGTCCGGCGCACGAATATTCAGAGCATTACCCGTGCCATTAGCGCGTAAATAAGCATCTGATGCGCACTCAAGCGTCATTGTTTTATCAACCACATAGTGACCAACATAGACACCCGCAGGTAAACGCCAATGCGTCTCTGAAACCTGCTCTAAGGGTAAATCAGTGATGGATTGTAATTCTAAGTCCGCGTCTGGTGCGGCTTGTATTTCGTGCAACTGCACATCTTTTAATGCGTCCGGCACTTCTTCTGCTGCGTATACAGGCATCACTAAAAGCAGCGCGGCACTGTACATTACTCCGCGAATCATCGCTCCCAGCATTCTCATTAAGCCGCACCCTGTTGTCTAGCCTGCATATAAATTCCCATTGTATTAAAAAAACCGACGTTGCCTACTTTAAATTTAGACAACGCCGGTAGTTTTGACCTGCCTTTATGCAGGTTTGACTAGCATACGTCCAACCATTTCCATGTGCAGGGCGTGGCAGAACCAGTTGCAGTAGTACCAGAATACACCTGGTTTATCTGCAGTAAAGGTTACTGACGAGGTTTGCTGCGGGCTGATTTCCATACTGACACCGTGGTTAACCATACAGAAACCATGGGTCACGTCTTCAATCATATCCAGGTTGGTCACTGTCACAGTGACTTCATCACCTTGATTCACTGTAAACTCGCTCATACCAAACGATGGAGCAATAGAGGTCATGTAAACACGCACTTTATTACCATCACGGATGATTTTGTTATCAGTCTCTAGCGTGATGCCATCTTCTTTGGCGCGCGCCACGGTTGCAGCAAAGTACGGATCATCGCGGTCCCAAATCTTCTTGGTTTTGATCTGGTCACGACGCGCCATAATTGCATCATGCGGCTCAGCATAGGATGGGCCATCATGCACGATTTCCATTACATCACCAGAAATATCAATCAACTGATCGTTTTCAGGGTGCAGTGGACCTGCTGGTAAGAAGCGGTCTTTTGAGAACTTGCTCAACACCAACAACCATTTGCCGTCTGCATCTTTTGTTTCAGTTAAGGATGCGTGGTTATGGCCTGGCTGATAGTGCACATCAAGCTTTTGTTTGATGTAGTTCACATCTTCGCCATTGTAGTGGCGAACCGCTTCTGCCATGTTCCACTTCACTACTTGGCTGTCAATAAACAGCGTAGTGTAGGCATTACCGCGGCCATCAAAGGTGGTGTGCAATGGGCCTAGACCCAATTCTGGCTCACCAACAACCACTTCACGCTCATCAGCAAACTTATCATTAAATAAGTCATCAAGCATATCAATGGCAATCATTGAGCACGTCGGCGACAGCTTACCGTTGGCAATGAAGTACTTACCATCTGGTGAAGTATTCAGGCCGTGCGGGTTTTTTGGAACTGGCACATAACGGGTCACGCGTGCGTTTTTACCGTCTTTTTTACGGCCATCAACCACCGGCACTTTAGAATCGCCCAAGGTGATAAAGCGGCCTGCTTTGATTTCTTCTTCAATACGCGGAATGTTAAAGATAGTGACCCAATCGCGCTCATTACGCATCATTCCAGCCAGATCAGTCGCACCTTCTGAGTTATAGCAGGTTGCCGCTGCATATTTGCCGGTGTAGCACATATCGGTGTTATCGAGGTTACCATCAACCATCACCTGCCATGCCACTTCCATGGTTTCCGCATCGAGGGCGTTGTACATGGTGTACTTTTCTGCAGCATCAAGGTTGTCGAGGTTAGTACCATCATTTGGGTGAGGAATAATAAACTCAGCGTTGCAGAATACATACTTGGTATGTGGCACTTTCTGTAAGCGCAAACCGTGAATGGCTTGTACGTTTGGAATAGTGGTGATTTTATCGCACTTCATAATATCTAAACGAATCCGCGCAACACGGGTGTTGGCTTTATCGTTGATGAACAGATACTTACCGTCGTAACTGCCATCGGTCATTGAAATGTGCGGGTGGTGACAGTCACCATTCAAGAACTTCGCGCTTTCACCCAATACGGCCTTACTTTCGTTGGTAATACCCCAACCAACAGCACTGTCCATATTAAAAACAGGAATACGCATTAATTCGCGCATGGATGGCAGACCCAGCACACGCACTTCACCTTGGTGACCACCACTTAAAAAGCAGTAGTAATCATCCAGCTCACCTGGGCCAACATGGGCTTTGTTTTTTGCTTCTTTAACTGCAGCCGCCCAAGTTTCACGGCTCATTACAGAAGAGCCGATCGCTGTCGCGCCGGCTAAAGTTGCACCAGTAACGGCTGTGGCGCCAAGAAATCCGCGCCGACTTAAGCCAGTTTTTTCACTCTCAGTTGTCGTTTTTTTTTCGCTCATGACAGATACATCTCCATGGTAATGTGTCTTAATTTGGACGGAATTAAGACGAGGTTTCCAGCTGGACGGCCGGAATGATTTGCGGCTCTTGCATTTGCGGAGCTGCTTTAGTGCGTTCGCGGCGCTTTTTCTTCGCCACTAACGGAGGACAGCGTTCATCATTATGGTAGGTCACCTGACAGTCTAGACAGTGGTGACACTCATTGGCGTTGATCGTGCCATCCGGATGAATTGCTTGAATTTCACACTCAACTGCACACAACTGACACGGCGTACCGCATTCTTTGCGACGCTTAAGCCAATCAAATAAACGTAATTTGGTCGGAATCGCTAACGCAGCACCCAGTGGGCAAATATAACGGCAGTACACTTTGCGAGTAAAGATATTGATCACTAGCAAAACCACAGCATACAGAACGAACCACCATTGACGGTCAAACTTTAGCGTAATTGCGGTTTTGAATGGTTCAACTTCAGCAAACTTTTCAGCCGTTGACATCGACTCCAGTGAGAGGCCAAACAGAATGAGCAATATAATGTACTTGATCGCCCAGAGCCGTTCATGCAAAGCAAAGGGCAGTTCGTATTGAGGGATTTTTATTTTGCGAGCAATTTCGTTGATAATCTCTTGTAAAGCACCAAAAGGACACAACCAGCCGCAGAACACACCTCGCCCCCAGAGCAAGATAACGGCTGCAGTGAATCCCCAAAGAGTAAAGATAATAGGGTCACTTAAAAACAGCTCCCAACTGAAGCCATGCATCACCGAGTGTGCAAACGTCAGCACGTTAACAATGGACAGTTGTCCCAAGGCATACCAGCCAATAAACACTACAGTAAAAGTCAGGTAGCTCATACGCAACCTGTGCAACAGCTTGGGGTAGCGTACTAAATAGTCTTGCAGAAATAGAATCCCTAAAAGCAGCACTAAGCCAACACTCAACACGCTAACCTGGAAGGTTTTCTGATACCAAATATTGAGCCACAACGGACGATTCGCCTCATCAATAGCCGCTTGCTCAGACGCGGTCAAAGGCGGGCGCTCAATGTAAGTTTCAGGAATCTGATAGGGCAACTCAAAACTGGTAAAAATACTATCAACCGGTCCAGTTTGGCGGCGCACCAGCAACTCTATCGTCCAATCTGAGCCCGAATCAAAGGCATACTGCGGGCGAATAATAAAGATGCCCATCTCACTAAAATCTGGCATTCCTTCAGCATATACATCGCTTAAACGATAAAAATCCAGATCTCGGAAGCTAATGATGTCACCAAACTGACGTAATTGGATGCGGTCAAAAATACCACCGCGTACATAGCCTGAACCTTTAAATGAATAATCACCATTGCCCAATACTACAATTGCGCGCTCTTCAGGCTTCAGCTCGTCCATTAAATCCTGGTATTGCCTTTCGCCTAATAGGTTACGACCAATGGTCGGCGGCGTTAGCTCAGCCACGTACAAGTCAATAAAGGTATCATCGCGCTGCTCTGGTTTTGCAGCATCAACTCCCTCGGCCTCACTGCCAATAAAGGCATCATCCACTTGCCCACGATTGAGCAATAGGCGCCGGATCGAACCATCACCGGTCAAAGTCGTCCAACTGGCTTGCTGGTATTCATCCATCAGCACGATGGCTGGTTTATTTTTAGTTTGTGAGTGCTCTTTAACCAGACCTAAAGAAACCGCAACCTGATGAGCTGAACGCATAACAGCCTCGTTCAAGACCATCACCGTCACTGTCGCGCCACTCACCGCATCAATAGTAACCGCGGCCTCATCTCTAGAGCGGCCAATCACGACGCGCTGCTCAACACTGATTCCTGCATATTCAGCAGCAAAATCATGCAGTTTTTGTTCTGGAATACCAATCAGCAAAATAGGTTCTTCGTGCTTTAAAACA comes from Pseudomonas sp. C27(2019) and encodes:
- a CDS encoding nitrous oxide reductase family maturation protein NosD, with amino-acid sequence MRMLGAMIRGVMYSAALLLVMPVYAAEEVPDALKDVQLHEIQAAPDADLELQSITDLPLEQVSETHWRLPAGVYVGHYVVDKTMTLECASDAYLRANGTGNALNIRAPDVTVTGCDISEWGNNLTQMDAGIFVERTATNVKIENNFIHGQGFGVWVDATHNVSIANNKVQGDLALRNQDRGNGIHLFAVRFANISDNEIWHTRDGIYIEAANDNIIHNNHMRDLRYGVHYMFSNRNEVTNNSTLRTRTGYALMQSRQLTVIGNSSDHDQNYGILLNYITYSTLKNNVVTAVQPGSGDGVHISGAEGKALFIYNSLFNTLAGNHFEHSALGIHLTAGSEDNRIYHNSFLGNQQQVKYVAIRYQEWSHEGKGNYWSDYLGWDRNSDGVGDVPYEPNDNVDRLLWTYPQVRLLMHSPSIELLRLVQRAFPVVKYPGVQDSFPLMRPLTTATPTSSGLSE
- the nosR gene encoding transcriptional regulator NosR codes for the protein MQAIHFNWQRSAQVCMAWLLAMLVIFFYALGSAQAASLTALEKGRIALAFPQAGSITESEGEFQIRQILSGDELLGYAYQTIDVVDIPAYSGKPINLQVVLDPQGVIKDAYVLKHEEPILLIGIPEQKLHDFAAEYAGISVEQRVVIGRSRDEAAVTIDAVSGATVTVMVLNEAVMRSAHQVAVSLGLVKEHSQTKNKPAIVLMDEYQQASWTTLTGDGSIRRLLLNRGQVDDAFIGSEAEGVDAAKPEQRDDTFIDLYVAELTPPTIGRNLLGERQYQDLMDELKPEERAIVVLGNGDYSFKGSGYVRGGIFDRIQLRQFGDIISFRDLDFYRLSDVYAEGMPDFSEMGIFIIRPQYAFDSGSDWTIELLVRRQTGPVDSIFTSFELPYQIPETYIERPPLTASEQAAIDEANRPLWLNIWYQKTFQVSVLSVGLVLLLGILFLQDYLVRYPKLLHRLRMSYLTFTVVFIGWYALGQLSIVNVLTFAHSVMHGFSWELFLSDPIIFTLWGFTAAVILLWGRGVFCGWLCPFGALQEIINEIARKIKIPQYELPFALHERLWAIKYIILLILFGLSLESMSTAEKFAEVEPFKTAITLKFDRQWWFVLYAVVLLVINIFTRKVYCRYICPLGAALAIPTKLRLFDWLKRRKECGTPCQLCAVECEIQAIHPDGTINANECHHCLDCQVTYHNDERCPPLVAKKKRRERTKAAPQMQEPQIIPAVQLETSS
- a CDS encoding ABC transporter permease codes for the protein MSQIWNVARKELSDGLRNRWMLAISLVFALLAVGIAWFGAAASGQIGFTSIPATIASLASLATFLMPLIALLLAYDAIVGEDEGGTLMLLLTYPISRGQILLGKFVGHGMILGLATLIGFGCAALAIAVLVPEVELGMLLWAFTRFIVSSTLLGLVFLALAYVLSSRATEKSSAAGLALGLWFLFVLVFDLALLAVLVISEGSFNPDALPWLLLLNPADIYRLINLAGFESTSSTVGVMALAGDLPMSSLALWGCLVAWVGASLALAHWMFARRTA
- a CDS encoding ABC transporter ATP-binding protein, which produces MNAVELHNVYQQYGTMAVLDNISLTLGEGEVLGLFGHNGAGKTTTVRLILGLLKATSGEVRVLGGTPGDSDIRRKIGFLPENMTFYPQLTGRETLLHFARLKGAAVQQVDDLLEQVGLTAASTKRVKTYSKGMRQRLGLAQAILGRPRLLLLDEPTVGLDPIATQELYQLIGRLRDDGTSIVICSHVLPGVEPYIDRAAVLALGHLEAIGTLHELRAQAQLPVRIRAAGLSIEQLTGADVQSVRALHGAWHELLVAPADKLAIVQRILNLQPHDIEVQPPSLEDLYCYYTGKAGALGVAGVQQ
- the nosZ gene encoding TAT-dependent nitrous-oxide reductase, with amino-acid sequence MSEKKTTTESEKTGLSRRGFLGATAVTGATLAGATAIGSSVMSRETWAAAVKEAKNKAHVGPGELDDYYCFLSGGHQGEVRVLGLPSMRELMRIPVFNMDSAVGWGITNESKAVLGESAKFLNGDCHHPHISMTDGSYDGKYLFINDKANTRVARIRLDIMKCDKITTIPNVQAIHGLRLQKVPHTKYVFCNAEFIIPHPNDGTNLDNLDAAEKYTMYNALDAETMEVAWQVMVDGNLDNTDMCYTGKYAAATCYNSEGATDLAGMMRNERDWVTIFNIPRIEEEIKAGRFITLGDSKVPVVDGRKKDGKNARVTRYVPVPKNPHGLNTSPDGKYFIANGKLSPTCSMIAIDMLDDLFNDKFADEREVVVGEPELGLGPLHTTFDGRGNAYTTLFIDSQVVKWNMAEAVRHYNGEDVNYIKQKLDVHYQPGHNHASLTETKDADGKWLLVLSKFSKDRFLPAGPLHPENDQLIDISGDVMEIVHDGPSYAEPHDAIMARRDQIKTKKIWDRDDPYFAATVARAKEDGITLETDNKIIRDGNKVRVYMTSIAPSFGMSEFTVNQGDEVTVTVTNLDMIEDVTHGFCMVNHGVSMEISPQQTSSVTFTADKPGVFWYYCNWFCHALHMEMVGRMLVKPA